From one Trifolium pratense cultivar HEN17-A07 linkage group LG1, ARS_RC_1.1, whole genome shotgun sequence genomic stretch:
- the LOC123902441 gene encoding low affinity inorganic phosphate transporter 1-like: MANEQLKVLNALDVAKTQLYHFTAIVIAGMGFFTDSYDLFCISLVTKLLGRVYYYEGGKNPGSLPQNVSAAINGVAFCGTLAGQLFFGWLGDKMGRKRVYGMTLMLMVISSLASGLSFSKDPKTVVATLCFFRFWLGFGIGGDYPLSATIMSEYANKKTRGAFIAAVFAMQGFGILSAGAVAIIVSSIFKALYPAPAFQVNPVLSTVSQADYVWRIILMFGAIPASLTYYWRIKMPETARYTALVAKNTKQATEDMSKILQVEIEAEQENVQQLDQTQGGNNENDFGLFTKRFLRRHGLHLLGTAITWFLLDIAYYSQNLFQKDIFSAIGWIPEAKTMSAIEEVYKIARAQTLIALCSTVPGYWFTVALIDRIGRFTIQLMGFFFMTVFMFALAIPYHHWTMNGNQIGFVVMYSLTFFFANFGPNATTFVVPAEIFPARLRSTCHGISAAAGKAGAMVGAFGFLYAQNAIGVRNVLLLLGVANFLGMMFTFLVPETKGKSLEEISGEADEKTTTNRESALEAGLQV; the protein is encoded by the coding sequence ATGGCTAACGAACAGTTGAAGGTGCTTAATGCACTTGATGTTGCCAAAACACAATTGTATCATTTCACAGCAATTGTGATTGCAGGAATGGGATTTTTCACTGATTCCTATGATCTCTTCTGCATTTCCCTTGTCACGAAATTACTCGGCCGTGTTTATTACTACGAAGGCGGTAAAAATCCAGGTTCTCTGCCACAAAATGTTTCTGCTGCAATCAATGGTGTTGCCTTCTGTGGAACACTAGCAGGACAACTTTTCTTTGGTTGGCTTGGTGACAAAATGGGAAGAAAACGTGTTTATGGAATGACCCTTATGCTCATGGTGATATCTTCACTTGCTTCTGGTCTATCTTTTAGTAAAGATCCCAAAACTGTTGTAGCTACTCTTTGTTTCTTCAGGTTTTGGCTTGGATTCGGAATTGGTGGCGATTACCCTCTTTCAGCTACAATTATGTCCGAGTATGCAAATAAAAAGACTCGTGGCGCTTTTATAGCGGCTGTTTTTGCTATGCAAGGTTTCGGAATTTTGTCTGCTGGCGCGGTTGCAATTATAGTTTCGTCTATTTTTAAAGCTTTGTATCCTGCACCGGCGTTTCAAGTTAATCCGGTTTTGTCCACGGTTTCACAAGCAGATTATGTTTGGAGGATAATCTTAATGTTCGGTGCAATTCCAGCATCGCTTACATACTATTGGAGGATCAAAATGCCCGAAACTGCGAGATACACTGCCTTGGTTGCCAAGAATACTAAACAAGCTACTGAAGATATGTCGAAAATTTTGCAAGTTGAGATTGAAGCTGAACAGGAAAATGTTCAGCAATTGGATCAAACACAAGGAGGGAATAATGAGAATGATTTTGGTTTGTTTACAAAAAGGTTTCTTCGCCGTCACGGACTTCATTTGCTTGGAACTGCCATCACTTGGTTCTTGTTAGATATTGCTTATTATAGTCAGAATCTTTTTCAGAAAGATATTTTTAGTGCAATTGGATGGATACCAGAAGCTAAAACCATGAGTGCCATTGAAGAGGTTTATAAAATTGCTAGAGCACAAACTCTAATAGCACTTTGCAGCACTGTTCCTGGTTATTGGTTCACGGTGGCGCTAATTGATAGAATCGGAAGGTTTACAATTCAGTTGATGGGATTTTTCTTCATGACTGTGTTCATGTTTGCATTGGCTATTCCATATCATCATTGGACAATGAATGGAAACCAAATTGGATTTGTTGTCATGTATTCCTTAACATTCTTCTTTGCAAATTTCGGTCCAAATGCAACGACTTTTGTGGTTCCAGCCGAGATTTTCCCGGCAAGGTTAAGGTCAACATGTCATGGAATATCAGCTGCTGCTGGAAAAGCTGGTGCAATGGTAGGTGCTTTTGGTTTCTTATATGCTCAAAATGCTATTGGAGTGAGAAATGTGCTTCTGCTTTTGGGTGTGGCTAATTTCTTGGGGATGATGTTTACATTCTTGGTGCCTGAAACTAAAGGAAAATCTTTGGAAGAGATTTCTGGTGAAGCTGATGAAAAAACAACTACTAATAGAGAATCTGCATTGGAGGCTGGTCTTCAAGTTTAG
- the LOC123902442 gene encoding probable inorganic phosphate transporter 1-3, producing the protein MAGQLGVLNALDVAKTQMYHFTAIVIAGMGFFTDAYDLFCISLVTKLLGRIYYTDYTKPKPGVLPPSVQAAVTGVALCGTLAGQLFFGWLGDKLGRKKVYGITLMLMVGCSLASGLSFSNSPKGVMATLCFFRFWLGFGIGGDYPLSATIMSEYANKKTRGAFIAAVFAMQGFGIMAGGIVALIVATAFDHKYKVPSYEENAHASLVLPAFDYVWRIILMFGAVPAALTYYWRMKMPETARYTALVAKNAKQAASDMSKVLQVDLEVQEVVEDKTQKFGLFTKQFAKRHGMHLLGTTTTWFLLDIAFYSQNLFQKDIFTAIGWIPPAKEMNAIHELYRIARAQTLIAMCSTVPGYWFTVAFIDYMGRFAIQLMGFFFMTVFMFALAIPYDHWTKKENRIGFVVMYSLTFFFANFGPNATTFVVPAEIFPARLRSTCHGISAAAGKAGAIVGAFGFLYAAQSKDPTKTDAGYPTGIGIKNSLIMLGVVNFFGMVFTFLVPEPNGKSLEEMSGENEEDDAEAIEMAGSGTARTVPV; encoded by the coding sequence ATGGCGGGACAACTAGGAGTGCTTAATGCACTCGATGTGGCGAAGACACAAATGTACCATTTCACAGCAATTGTGATTGCTGGAATGGGTTTTTTCACTGATGCTTATGATCTCTTCTGCATTTCCCTTGTCACAAAATTGTTAGGAAGAATCTATTACACAGATTACACCAAACCAAAGCCAGGTGTTCTTCCTCCAAGTGTACAAGCCGCTGTAACTGGTGTCGCGCTATGCGGCACTTTAGCAGGCCAACTATTCTTCGGTTGGCTTGGTGACAAATTAGGAAGAAAGAAGGTTTATGGTATAACCCTTATGCTTATGGTAGGTTGTTCACTCGCCTCGGGTCTATCTTTTAGTAATAGTCCAAAGGGTGTTATGGCAACACTTTGTTTCTTTAGGTTTTGGCTTGGTTTTGGTATTGGTGGTGATTACCCTCTTTCAGCCACAATTATGTCTGAATATGCGAACAAAAAGACGCGAGGCGCTTTCATTGCCGCTGTGTTTGCTATGCAAGGATTTGGAATCATGGCTGGTGGAATAGTTGCATTGATTGTAGCTACTGCTTTTGATCACAAATATAAAGTTCCTAGTTACGAAGAAAACGCGCATGCGTCACTTGTGTTACCAGCTTTCGATTACGTTTGGCGTATTATTCTAATGTTTGGTGCTGTTCCAGCAGCACTTACCTATTACTGGCGTATGAAGATGCCGGAGACGGCTCGTTACACCGCACTTGTTGCTAAGAATGCTAAACAAGCAGCTTCTGATATGTCTAAGGTGTTACAAGTTGATCTTGAAGTTCAAGAGGTTGTTGAGGATAAGACTCAAAAGTTTGGTCTTTTTACCAAGCAATTTGCAAAACGTCACGGTATGCACTTGTTAGGAACAACTACTACTTGGTTCTTGCTGGACATTGCTTTCTACAGTCAGAATCTTTTCCAAAAGGACATTTTCACCGCCATTGGATGGATCCCTCCGGCGAAAGAAATGAACGCAATCCACGAACTTTATAGGATTGCAAGAGCACAAACACTTATAGCAATGTGCAGTACTGTTCCAGGTTACTGGTTTACAGTGGCGTTTATCGATTACATGGGTCGATTCGCAATCCAATTGATGGGTTTCTTCTTCATGACGGTCTTCATGTTCGCTCTCGCTATACCTTACGATCACTGGactaaaaaagaaaacagaATCGGATTTGTTGTGATGTACTCATTAACTTTCTTTTTTGCCAATTTTGGTCCAAACGCTACCACATTTGTTGTTCCAGCCGAGATTTTCCCTGCAAGGCTGAGATCCACCTGTCATGGAATTTCGGCTGCTGCAGGAAAAGCCGGAGCAATTGTTGGTGCATTTGGATTCTTATATGCTGCACAAAGTAAGGATCCAACTAAGACTGATGCAGGTTACCCAACCGGTATTGGTATTAAGAACTCGCTTATTATGCTTGGTGTTGTTAACTTCTTTGGAATGGTATTCACGTTCTTAGTACCGGAACCTAATGGTAAATCATTGGAAGAGATGAGTGGtgagaatgaagaagatgatgctGAGGCTATTGAGATGGCAGGGTCAGGAACTGCTAGGACAGTACcagtttaa